In the genome of Raphanus sativus cultivar WK10039 chromosome 4, ASM80110v3, whole genome shotgun sequence, one region contains:
- the LOC108854407 gene encoding protease Do-like 8, chloroplastic — protein sequence MQVIASCSLRPDPITPSENDFVGRRQLLSSACSRISQGDVVSDRPASSVKIGRDCKSSLHELAMKSVPRRILLTSIFMNLCCNPSRYLSALALGDPSVATVEDVSPPVVFPAGPLFPTEGRIVQLFEKNTYSVVNIFDVTLRPQLKMTGVVEIPEGNGSGVVWDEQGYIVTNYHVIGNALSRNPSPGDVVGRVNILTSDGVQKNFEGKLVGADRAKDLAVLKVEAPEALLKPIRVGQSNSLKVGQQCLAIGNPFGFDHTLTVGVISGLNRDIFSQTGVTIGGGIQTDAAINPGNSGGPLLDSKGNLIGINTAIYTQTGTSAGVGFAIPSSTVLKIVPQLIQFSKVLRAGINIELAPDQVANQLNVRNGALVLQVPGDSLAAKAGLRPTSRGFAGNIVLGDIIVAVDDKPVKSKAELTKVLDEYSVGDKVKLAIKRGSEDLELQISLEEKSS from the exons ATGCAGGTGATTGCGTCCTGCTCTTTGCGACCTGATCCAATCACTCCCTCCGAGAATGACTTTGTTGGTCGACGGCAGCTTCTCTCCTCCGCATGCTCCAGAATCTCCCAAGGCGACGTCGTTTCAGACCGACCAGCTTCTTCAGTCAA GATTGGTCGAGATTGCAAGTCGAGTTTGCATGAGTTAGCCATGAAAAGTGTCCCAAGGCGAATCTTGTTGACAAGTATATTCATGAACCTGTGCTGTAATCCTTCAAGGTACTTATCAG CACTAGCACTTGGCGATCCATCTGTTGCGACAGTTGAAGATGTAAGCCCACCTGTTGTTTTCCCAGCTGGACCTCTTTTCCCTACCGAG GGGAGAATTGTTCAACTGTTTGAGAAGAACACTTACTCTGTTGTCAACATATTTGATGTGACATTACGTCCTCAGCTCAAAATGACGGGTGTGGTTGAG ATACCTGAAGGAAATGGCTCTGGAGTAGTTTGGGATGAACAGGGGTACATTGTGACCAATTATCACG TTATTGGCAATGCTCTCTCAAGAAATCCAAGCCCTGGTGATGTAGTTGGTCGTGTCAATATTCTTACATCTGATGG GGTGCAGAAGAATTTCGAAGGGAAACTTGTTGGTGCTGATCGTGCTAAGGATCTTGCTGTCTTGAAGGTAGAAGCACCTGAAGCACTCCTTAAACCGATCAGAGTTGGACAATCAAATTCTCTTAAAGTCGGGCAGCAGTGTTTAGCAATTGGGAACCCGTTTGGTTTTGACCACACCCTTACGGTTGGTGTCATCAGCGGTCTTAACCGTGACATTTTTAGCCAAACCGGTGTTACCATTGGTGGTGGGATTCAAACAGATGCAGCTATTAACCCGGGAAACAG TGGAGGTCCTCTGCTAGATTCAAAAGGAAACTTAATTGGTATCAACACAGCCATATACACGCAGACAG GAACATCTGCTGGTGTTGGATTTGCAATACCGTCATCAACTGTATTGAAGATTGTTCCTCAACTAATCCAGTTCAGCAAA GTCCTTAGAGCTGGTATTAACATAGAGTTAGCTCCAGATCAAGTAGCTAATCAACTCAATGTTCGTAATGGAGctcttgtacttcag GTGCCTGGAGATAGTCTGGCTGCAAAAGCAGGTTTACGTCCAACATCTCGGGGTTTTGCTGGTAATATAGTACTTGGAGATATCATTGTTGCAGTTGATGATAAACCC GTGAAAAGCAAAGCTGAATTGACGAAGGTATTGGATGAGTATAGTGTGGGTGATAAGGTGAAACTAGCGATCAAGAGAGGAAGTGAAGATTTGGAGTTACAGATCTCATTGGAAGAGAAGAGTTCATGA
- the LOC108854404 gene encoding uncharacterized protein LOC108854404 → MSSLKKILISYPFVFAELDLTTSCLFHPYHLFAQKPIFILFSRIRSKAKMIEEEEEMSELSKLVFKFEFQTETFERLSRGGGYRSLSGSGESESESSSLSCSPAIYTAEKKYESPSLANNLTFVVETPKSATFRVEDCLRKREKTEDYGESDTSPAVSTAAKKYESPSLVKNLSFVVETPKSATFRVEDCLKIREKTEDFSGASGESLSGVLRSSPVIPTADDKYGSPSPAKNQTYVLENPKAATLTVEETEDHSVFSNVGKEENSEKIRFLTEEDFVESDSDFVDSSQTFTSNEDGFLSDSDFGETSPPEEKGQNRKTANSDSDSDEEEEEDEEGFESLWEHQNLIEQLKMEMKKVKAIGGLQTILEEEEEDDCPKIMEELKPWRIEEEKRSKHVDTIGEVHKFHRSYRERMRKLDILSFQKSFALGLLQSTNPSTVGSSPSQASLSSVFNLRLWKLKKPETEPLVQFRKETHGELENVYVGHMCLSWEILHWQYEKAIKLLESDVYGSRRYNEVAGEFQQFQVLLQRFLENEPFEEPRVQHYIKKRRVLRNLLQVPVIREDGNKDKRKERRRDHEENDEGGAIKSEQLVEIMEETIRLFWRFVRSDKLTSSIHDHKSRTKSQIEPDHEEDSEDLEMFADVKAELQNKEKRLKDVLKSERCIIRRFKKNKEEDSTEEQVLHFFSQVDMKLVTRVLNMSKLTKDHLVWCHNKLRKISFVNRRLHLDPSFSLFPC, encoded by the exons ATGTCTTCTCTTAAGAAAATTCTGATCAGTTACCCTTTTGTTTTTGCAGAACTTGATCTCACCACATCATGCTTGTTTCACCCTTATCATCTCTTTGCTCAAAAACCAATATTCATCTTATTCTCCAG GATCAGAAGCAAAGCGAAGatgatcgaagaagaagaagagatgagtGAATTGTCGAAATTGGTTTTCAAATTCGAGTTTCAGACGGAAACTTTCGAGAGGTTAAGCAGAGGAGGAGGTTACAGATCGTTAAGTGGTTCCGGCGAGAGCGAGAGCGAGAGCAGTTCCTTGTCTTGTTCTCCGGCGATATATACGGCGGAGAAGAAGTACGAGTCTCCGTCTCTGGCAAATAATCTCACTTTCGTCGTCGAAACCCCAAAGTCGGCGACTTTTAGGGTTGAAGATTGTTTAAGGAAACGAGAAAAAACAGAGGACTACGGTGAGAGCGATACTTCTCCGGCGGTTTCCACGGCGGCGAAGAAGTACGAGTCTCCGTCTCTGGTGAAGAATCTCAGTTTCGTCGTCGAAACCCCAAAGTCGGCGACTTTTAGGGTTGAAGATTGTTTGAAGATCAGAGAAAAAACAGAGGATTTCTCCGGCGCTTCCGGTGAGAGTTTGAGCGGGGTTTTACGCTCTTCTCCGGTCATTCCAACGGCGGATGATAAGTACGGATCGCCATCTCCGGCGAAGAATCAAACTTACGTTCTCGAAAACCCAAAGGCGGCGACATTAACGGTTGAAGAAACAGAGGACCACTCTGTTTTTTCCAACGTTGGCAAGGAAGAGAACTCCGAGAAAATCCGATTCTTAACAGAGGAAGATTTTGTGGAATCGGATTCTGATTTCGTTGACTCGAGTCAAACATTCACAAGCAACGAAGATGGGTTTTTGTCGGATTCCGACTTCGGAGAAACATCACCACCCGAGGAGAAAGGGCAAAACCGTAAAACCGCCAATTCTGACTCTGActcagatgaagaagaagaagaggacgaAGAAGGGTTCGAGAGTTTATGGGAGCATCAAAATTTGATAGAGCAACTTAAGATGGAGATGAAGAAAGTTAAAGCTATTGGTGGGCTTCAGACAattcttgaagaagaagaagaagatgattgtCCCAAGATCATGGAGGAGTTAAAGCCGTGGAGGATCGAAGAAGAGAAGAGGTCTAAACATGTTGATACCATTGGAGAAGTTCATAAGTTTCACAGAAGCTACAGAGAAAGAATGAGAAAACTCGATATTTTGAGTTTCCAGAAGTCTTTTGCTCTTG GTCTTCTTCAATCAACGAACCCCTCGACCGTTGGATCTTCTCCCTCCCAGGCATCACTTTCATCAGTTTTTAATCTCCGGTTATGGAAACTGAAGAAACCGGAAACCGAACCATTGGTTCAATTCAGAAAAGAGACTCATGGAGAATTAGAGAACGTATACGTTGGTCACATGTGTTTGTCGTGGGAAATCCTTCACTGGCAATACGAGAAGGCCATCAAACTACTGGAATCCGACGTGTACGGTTCTCGTCGGTACAACGAAGTCGCCGGAGAGTTTCAACAGTTTCAGGTTCTGCTACAGAGGTTTCTTGAAAACGAGCCGTTCGAGGAGCCTAGAGTGCAGCACTACATCAAGAAACGTCGTGTTCTTCGTAACCTACTTCAAGTCCCGGTTATTCGAG AGGATGGAAAcaaggacaagaggaaggagagaagaagagatcACGAGGAAAATGATGAGGGTGGTGCGATTAAAAGCGAACAACTTGTGGAGATTATGGAGGAAACCATTCGATTGTTCTGGCGGTTTGTACGTTCTGATAAGTTAACTAGCTCCATCCATGATCATAAATCTCGAACCAAGTCACAGATAGAGCCAGATCATGAAGAAGACTCGGAAGATCTAGAGATGTTCGCAGATGTTAAAGCAGAGCTTCAAAAT AAGGAGAAAAGGTTGAAAGACGTGTTGAAGAGTGAGAGATGTATCATAAGAAGATTCAAAAAGAACAAGGAAGAAGATTCAACAGAAGAACAAGTGCTTCACTTCTTCTCACAAGTGGACATGAAGCTTGTGACGAGGGTCTTGAACATGTCCAAACTGACCAAGGATCACTTGGTTTGGTGTCATAATAAGTTGAGAAAGATTAGCTTTGTAAATAGAAGGTTACATTTAGATCCTTCCTTTTCTCTCTTCCCTTGTTGA
- the LOC108854405 gene encoding putative FBD-associated F-box protein At5g22720 isoform X1 has protein sequence MEEINSKERGGRCVDISRENEDMISYLPDTLLSQVLSYLPTKEAVRTSVLSTRWKSLWLFISEIDLDTCQFPDYNAFVIFMEKFLDFSRTRVEKPCFHKVKLSLRKNVNDPPCVTRWIELVATPELDHLDFECDPVLLRECLEVMPPSLYTSCQKLLHLRLHRVFVGTLLESVSLPCLKTMRLEYNTYASEVSLELLISSCPVLEDFSFVRKLECGVNVLRVHSKTLTSLSIETGIHDSDFKYADWDDDCSVRVLINTPRLKYLNLDDFISECKTISNLGSLTNVNLLSSLYTINSDDAVFNNISGVRDMSISSTNFTVIKNIKTLPQFCNLSCLKAELYFWDIDVLPMFLEICPNLRSLILDLYPSSMREQIRFTHVPQCLLSSLEFVEIASTFRGLVEKELVRYFAENSVVLKKLVLRLGSSMDEQDYVILRDLLLALPTVSSACEIVVR, from the exons ATGGAGGAAATCAATTCGAAAGAGAGAGGAGGAAGATGCGTTGATATCTCAAGGGAAAACGAGGATATGATAAGCTATTTACCAGACACTTTGTTATCTCAAGTGCTGTCGTATCTTCCGACAAAAGAAGCTGTTAGGACTAGTGTTCTGTCTACCAGGTGGAAAAGTCTCTGGCTTTTTATCTCTGAGATTGATTTGGATACTTGTCAGTTCCCAGATTACAATGCCTTTGTGATATTTATGGAAAAGTTTCTAGATTTCTCTAGGACTAGGGTAGAGAAGCCATGCTTCCACAAGGTCAAGCTAAGTCTTCGGAAGAATGTAAACGACCCGCCTTGTGTCACCCGGTGGATAGAATTAGTGGCTACACCTGAACTTGACCATCTCGATTTTGAGTGTGACCCTGTGCTGCTGCGTGAGTGTCTAGAAGTGATGCCACCGAGCCTCTACACGTCTTGTCAAAAGCTTCTTCACTTAAGGCTCCACAGGGTGTTTGTGGGTACGTTGTTGGAGTCTGTCTCTTTACCTTGTCTCAAGACTATGCGTTTGGAATACAATACATATGCCAGTGAAGTGTCTCTAGAGTTGCTTATCTCATCTTGTCCAGTTCTTGAAGATTTCAGCTTTGTTAGGAAGCTTGAATGTGGTGTAAATGTTTTACGAGTACACTCCAAGACATTGACCAGTCTCAGTATAGAAACGGGTATCCATGATTCTGATTTCAAGTATGCAGATTGGGATGATGATTGTAGCGTGAGGGTTTTGATTAATACCCCTAGGCTCAAGTATCTGAATCTCGACGATTTCATATCCGAGTGTAAAACCATAAGCAATCTAGGTTCCTTAACCAATGTCAATCTTCTTAGCAGTTTATATACAATTAATAGTGATGATGCTGTCTTCAACAATATCTCGGGAGTTAGGGATATGAGTATCTCTAGCACAAATTTCACG GTTATCAAAAATATCAAGACATTGCCCCAGTTTTGCAACCTATCCTGTTTGAAAGCGGAGCTATATTTTTGGGATATCGATGTCCTTCCAATGTTTCTTGAAATCTGTCCGAATCTAAGGTCTCTAATCTTG GATCTGTATCCTTCATCTATGAGGGAACAAATAAGATTCACGCATGTGCCTCAGTGTTTGCTGTCATCTCTCGAGTTTGTAGAGATAGCAAGCACTTTCAGAGGACTCGTTGAAAAGGAACTAGTTAGGTACTTTGCAGAAAACTCAGTAGTCCTCAAGAAACTTGTTCTGCGTTTGGGATCTTCCATGGATGAACAAGATTACGTCATTTTAAGGGATCTCCTCCTTGCATTACCAACGGTATCTAGCGCGTGTGAAATTGTAGTTCGTTGA
- the LOC108854408 gene encoding protein PTST, chloroplastic has translation MNHFCTIQGCVPIMEFGFLRHCLEQNLTFSWNLKASSSATISHLQRLPLSMVVASTRNHYYKNSLLLKRFLVRVGSTEEEHSLSEDSLNDSVSRPLTSEELKSLLIDNQRSKLVKKLSEANQHNRFLKRQLKTQEEEITNIKSELAIMELEVQALVNLAEEIANLGIPQGSRKISGKYIQSHLLTRLDAVHNKLKEQIKDVEAAQSKEVNVFWIGMAESVQVMGSFDGWSQPEDLSPEYTASFTKFSTTLVLRPGRYEMKFLVDGEWQISREFPTSGEGMLENNVLVVE, from the exons ATGAACCACTTCTGTACAATTCAAG GTTGTGTACCCATAATGGAATTTGGATTTTTAAg ACATTGTCTTGAGCAAAATCTCACTTTTTCATGGAACTTGAAGGCATCCAGTTCGGCCACAATTTCACATCTCCAGAGACTTCCTTTATCTATGGTAGTAGCTTCTACTCGAAATCATTACTACAAGAACAGTTTGCTCTTGAAGAGATTTTTAGTACGTGTCGGCAGCACTGAGGAGGAACACTCATTGTCAGAAGATTCACTCAATGACTCTGTTTCTAGACCTCTCACTAGTGAAGAG TTGAAGTCATTGCTCATCGATAACCAGAGATCGAAGCTTGTTAAGAAGTTGAGTGAAGCTAATCAACATAACCGCTTCCTCAAGCGTCAG CTTAAAACACAGGAGGAGGAGATAACTAACATCAAAAGTGAGCTTGCAATCATGGAGCTCGAAGTTCAG GCTCTGGTCAACTTGGCAGAAGAAATAGCAAATCTTGGTATTCCACAAGGTTCTAGAAAGATTAGTGGAAAGTACATTCAATCACACCTTCTCACTCGCTTAGACG CTGTTCATAATAAGCTGAAGGAACAAATAAAAGACGTGGAAGCTGCACAATCGAAGGAAGTTAATGTCTTCTGGATTGGTATGGCAGAG AGTGTACAAGTAATGGGATCTTTTGACGGATGGAGCCAACCTGAGGATCTATCGCCCGAGTACACCGCTTCGTTCACTAAATTCTCCACCACATTAGTCCTTCGTCCTGGGCG GTATGAGATGAAGTTCTTAGTGGATGGAGAATGGCAGATCTCACGTGAGTTTCCTACTTCCGGAGAAGGAATGTTGGAGAACAATGTTCTAGTCGTGGAATAG
- the LOC108854405 gene encoding putative FBD-associated F-box protein At5g22720 isoform X2, producing the protein MEEINSKERGGRCVDISRENEDMISYLPDTLLSQVLSYLPTKEAVRTSVLSTRWKSLWLFISEIDLDTCQFPDYNAFVIFMEKFLDFSRTRVEKPCFHKVKLSLRKNVNDPPCVTRWIELVATPELDHLDFECDPVLLRECLEVMPPSLYTSCQKLLHLRLHRVFVGTLLESVSLPCLKTMRLEYNTYASEVSLELLISSCPVLEDFSFVRKLECGVNVLRVHSKTLTSLSIETGIHDSDFKYADWDDDCSVRVLINTPRLKYLNLDDFISECKTISNLGSLTNVNLLSSLYTINSDDAVFNNISGVRDMSISSTNFTVIKNIKTLPQFCNLSCLKAELYFWDIDVLPMFLEICPNLRICILHL; encoded by the exons ATGGAGGAAATCAATTCGAAAGAGAGAGGAGGAAGATGCGTTGATATCTCAAGGGAAAACGAGGATATGATAAGCTATTTACCAGACACTTTGTTATCTCAAGTGCTGTCGTATCTTCCGACAAAAGAAGCTGTTAGGACTAGTGTTCTGTCTACCAGGTGGAAAAGTCTCTGGCTTTTTATCTCTGAGATTGATTTGGATACTTGTCAGTTCCCAGATTACAATGCCTTTGTGATATTTATGGAAAAGTTTCTAGATTTCTCTAGGACTAGGGTAGAGAAGCCATGCTTCCACAAGGTCAAGCTAAGTCTTCGGAAGAATGTAAACGACCCGCCTTGTGTCACCCGGTGGATAGAATTAGTGGCTACACCTGAACTTGACCATCTCGATTTTGAGTGTGACCCTGTGCTGCTGCGTGAGTGTCTAGAAGTGATGCCACCGAGCCTCTACACGTCTTGTCAAAAGCTTCTTCACTTAAGGCTCCACAGGGTGTTTGTGGGTACGTTGTTGGAGTCTGTCTCTTTACCTTGTCTCAAGACTATGCGTTTGGAATACAATACATATGCCAGTGAAGTGTCTCTAGAGTTGCTTATCTCATCTTGTCCAGTTCTTGAAGATTTCAGCTTTGTTAGGAAGCTTGAATGTGGTGTAAATGTTTTACGAGTACACTCCAAGACATTGACCAGTCTCAGTATAGAAACGGGTATCCATGATTCTGATTTCAAGTATGCAGATTGGGATGATGATTGTAGCGTGAGGGTTTTGATTAATACCCCTAGGCTCAAGTATCTGAATCTCGACGATTTCATATCCGAGTGTAAAACCATAAGCAATCTAGGTTCCTTAACCAATGTCAATCTTCTTAGCAGTTTATATACAATTAATAGTGATGATGCTGTCTTCAACAATATCTCGGGAGTTAGGGATATGAGTATCTCTAGCACAAATTTCACG GTTATCAAAAATATCAAGACATTGCCCCAGTTTTGCAACCTATCCTGTTTGAAAGCGGAGCTATATTTTTGGGATATCGATGTCCTTCCAATGTTTCTTGAAATCTGTCCGAATCTAAG GATCTGTATCCTTCATCTATGA